The following is a genomic window from Trueperaceae bacterium.
CCTGGCAGAGGCGTTCGGGACCACCGACGTGAGGACCAACAGCTACCATCACCAGGCGATCGCAGAGGTGGGAGCCGGCCTCAGGCCGGTGGCCCACGCGGGCGACGGCCTGGTCGAGGCCGTCGAGGAGCGCCACGGCTCCTGGGTGCTCGGCGTCCAGTGGCACCCCGAGATGGCGTTCCGCGAGCACCCGGAGCACGCCGCCCCGTTCAGGCTGCTGCTCGCCGCCGTCGCCTTCGCCGGCACCCGGGCCTGAGCCGCGCGCGGGCCTGGCCCGCGCGCGCCCAACCGCGCGGCTAGGCGCGCGTCGCGGCGCCCCAGTCGACGCGCGGCGCAAGGTCCTTGACGATGGTCTCCAGCGCGCGCCGGTCCTCGATGTCGAAGTTGGCCACGGCCGCGCTGTCGAGGTCGAGTACCGCGACGACCGCCCCATCCACCACGATAGGCACCACGATCTCGGAGCGGGAGCGGTCGTCGCAGGCGATGTGGCCCGGGAACTCACGCACGTCGGGCACCACCTGAGTGCGGCGCTCGGCGACGGCGGCGCCGCACACGCCCCGCCCCACCGCGATCCGCACGCAGGCGGGCCTACCCTGGAACGGCCCCAGCACCAGCTCGCCCCCCTTCAACAGGTAGAAGCCGGCCCAGTTCAGGTCGGGCACGTGGTCGAAGATGGCGGCCGCGGCGTTGGCGAGGTTCGCCAGCCAGTCGTCCTCGCCCTCCGTGAGGGCGAGGACGTAACGACGCAGCGCCAGGTAGCGGTCGTTCTTGCCCGCGCCCGCCCCGAGCGGCGGGACGTAGGCGACCTCGGCGCCGGGCGCGCCGCTGCCGGCCGGTCCGGGGGGAGTGGTGGGACGCATGTCCAAGAGGTTACTCCCGGACGCCCTGCCCGGATGGCGCGAGCCGGACGCCCCACGTTGACACCGGGGCCGCACCTGTTACACTCTGCGCCATGACTAACCCGCTCCAGGGAGGTGGTGCCATGGACGATGGCTACGGCTATGCCTACGCCCGTCGCTTCGACCGCCCCTCCCTAGCGGCAGGTAGCGCCCGGCCCTAGGCCCGGGCGCGCCCCCAGCACAACCAGTACCCACCCGCGGCGGCGCAACGCTTCGCTGTCCGGGCTTCGCGGGTCCCACGCTCACCAGGCCCGGCCCTCCGCGCCGGCCTCGGCCCACCCAGGAGTTTCACCATGGTCATCGTCATGGCCAAGAACGCCCCTCAGGAATCGCTGGAGCGCGTCCTCGGCGAGATCAAGCGGTTGGGGTTCACGCCCCACGTGAGCGCCGGGGAGTCGCGCACCCTCGTGGGCGCCATCGGCCCCGCCCCGACGGAGGAGGTGCGTGAGCACCTGGCCGCCCTGCAGGGCGTCGACACCGTCATGCGCATCTCGAAGCCGTACAAGCTGGCCTCGCGCGAGTTCCGGCACGACGACTCGAGCGTCACCATCGGCACGCCCGGGCGCGGCGCGGTGAGGACGGGCAACGGGACCTTCGTCGTGGCCGCCGGCCCCTGCGGGGTCGAGAGCGCCGAGCAGCTCGCCGGCGCGGCCGCGATCGTCAAGAAGCATGGCGGCGCCGTGCTGCGTGGCGGCGCCTACAAACCGCGGACCAGCCCCTACGCCTTCCAGGGGCTGGGCGAGGAGGGGCTACGGCTCCTCGCCGAGGCGCGGGAGGAGACCGGCCTGCCCATCGTCACCGAGGTGACGGCGCCCGAACTGGTGGCCACGGTCGCCGCCACCGCCGACATGCTCCAGATCGGGGCGCGCAACAGCCAGAACTTCGCGCTCCTGGCCGAGGTGGGCAAGGCGGGCAAGCCGGTGCTCTTCAAGCGCGGCATGAGCACCTCGATAAGCGAGTTCCTGCAGGCGGCCGAGTACGTCCTCAGCCAGGGGAACGCGAACGTGGTGCTGTGCGAGCGCGGCATCCGCACGTTCGAGACGAGCACGAGGTTCACGCTCGACGTGAGCGCCGTCCCGGTGCTGAAGGAGCTGACGCACCTGCCGGTGTGGGTCGACCCGAGCCACGCCGCGGGCCGGCGCGGCCTGGTCCCGCCCCTCGCCCTGGCGAGCGCGGCCGCCGGCGCCGACGGGCTCATCGTCGAGGTGCACGCCAAACCCGAGGAGGCCAAGTCGGACGCCGCGCAGCAGCTCGACGACGCCGAGTTCGGGGAGCTCATGGCGCGCCTCAGGGGCGTGGTCGCCGCTCTCGGCAAGAGCCTGTAGGTCAGTGAGACCGCGCGCGCTCTTCGGCACCGTGGTGGTGGCCGGCGTCG
Proteins encoded in this region:
- a CDS encoding GAF domain-containing protein; amino-acid sequence: MRPTTPPGPAGSGAPGAEVAYVPPLGAGAGKNDRYLALRRYVLALTEGEDDWLANLANAAAAIFDHVPDLNWAGFYLLKGGELVLGPFQGRPACVRIAVGRGVCGAAVAERRTQVVPDVREFPGHIACDDRSRSEIVVPIVVDGAVVAVLDLDSAAVANFDIEDRRALETIVKDLAPRVDWGAATRA
- the aroF gene encoding 3-deoxy-7-phosphoheptulonate synthase; this translates as MVIVMAKNAPQESLERVLGEIKRLGFTPHVSAGESRTLVGAIGPAPTEEVREHLAALQGVDTVMRISKPYKLASREFRHDDSSVTIGTPGRGAVRTGNGTFVVAAGPCGVESAEQLAGAAAIVKKHGGAVLRGGAYKPRTSPYAFQGLGEEGLRLLAEAREETGLPIVTEVTAPELVATVAATADMLQIGARNSQNFALLAEVGKAGKPVLFKRGMSTSISEFLQAAEYVLSQGNANVVLCERGIRTFETSTRFTLDVSAVPVLKELTHLPVWVDPSHAAGRRGLVPPLALASAAAGADGLIVEVHAKPEEAKSDAAQQLDDAEFGELMARLRGVVAALGKSL